From Bactrocera oleae isolate idBacOlea1 chromosome 4, idBacOlea1, whole genome shotgun sequence:
TGTCTTCTGTGCgcgtttttagaaatttgaaTGCTTCaggtttttagtttttagtgaCTGTAGAacgtatcagctgatacgacctatcttatgagagtgcaatgtaaatgaacacttaCTACCGCTTCTACCGTTCGTACCGTGGGTTATCGGTGAAAAGTGGATTTTTCCCGGAGAAACGAGTCAGTTGGTTGCTCTCTTATAATGTAGGGTTGCcggtctcgatattttgtagtaaataaaaaattaatttgagtatatttagaatattcttaaactaactcaaaatcacaatcgaaaaatattacttataaataggtagattacattattaaaaattttaacttaaagccatgtatacatacatattgagcAATGACAACATtgttcaaatgaaaacaaaagataaGCTCTGATTTTTACGGAAGCCTAAAGCAGTTCTACAGGGACGACAAGGTTGGGAGCAcattgtacgagtatgtatgttttatgtattttacacCAGAGCGCTGTACTTAAGTTGCTTTGGATGTCACGGAGTGGACGCGTAGTCATAGCGTGCCTACGATTAGTGACAGAAATAGACACTCAACAGCTGATTGGCCAATTGGATGCCTTTCTAGCTGTTAGCTGGTCGCGCACTGGCGGCTTGGTGATGGCTTCCTTGGCCGATTTCATGAATTTCTGTAAAACGCTCAATCCATGGCGGCATATCGTGTTGACGCTCACGTATCACTTGCTTCACTGCTCGGAAGATGTCctaacaaaagttaaaaaaaactgcTCAGACAGCCTTTAcagacatatgtacgtacatatgtttatcGTTAAAAGTGATCAACTCTGCGATAAGTGGCACACTGGTTGGTGGCACACGTCTACCGAGTGGCGCTTTGCTCTATTTTTGTATTCCGcactgttattaaatttttggcagTTATTATTTCcggaaaaatagtaaaatattttaatatattgtatataaattcctCGTTGAGACAATTTATCAAAACATTTCCTCTTCTATGAATAGATGCCCCTTATGTCAGATATGTTAATTCacatttataccctaaacagggtatgttaagtGATCTgcatgacgagttgagtcgatttagccatgtttgtctgtctgtctgtatatacgcaaactagtcggGGTTTGAGATATCAGTatttttgcacctgtccttttctcttcaagaaactgcgcatttgtcggaactTATCAATATATTACATAGCTGCCACATAAGCTGAACGTTGAAAATCATGTCCCTGtagggaaaattttttatttgacaagatattttcaagaaatatggcatgaattattgtcccAGGCAATAGTGCAATCTGCGAAAAAGAATTTCAGATAGCAGTTAGCTGCTTTACATATTGCtcagaatcaagtttttgtatggaatcttatgtttttgtgaagggtatttcggtgcaaccgaagtcaacattttttcttgtttttatatattaattttttatttattttttttatctcaatatatttatcaaaatatacGTATTTCTACTTCAAATCTTTTCATCCATCGAACTCCAAATTCAACCTCTCATACTAAAACACAACGAGTTAGCGTTTATCTGATATTTGTGCGCTTTATTTTGATTTGCAAATTTAATGAGCACAAGGAAACCATAAAAAGTTACGCATAAAGCTCAGCACTGGCTCACTATCAAATTAACGACCAACCAAGGCGAACTTTGCTGCGGCCAACAAAAACTAATGCAAATTAATAGAccaatataaaacaataaataggAGTGATTGCACTTGTACAGCTGTCAATGGTTCTGATTCAAGtgtatgcacatacaaatatttgcataaaatagtATACTTagacatacctacatatttatGATATGGAAGccatatactttatatttaaatttatatatagatatcgaaattagaaaaatatttacgaacatgaATTAGCCGAAGCGTAATTAAcgcgaaaattttcaaattaattcacAGAATTATGCGCAGTGTTTGATTTTTCATTCATCACTcaaaatttgttgtaaaatgtTAACCAATCTCTGATATTGGCTTAAcaaatcagcgaaaattattCTCCTACTAGCTACTTACTTTATGGCCCCTGAAATCTAACGTCTTAACTATGCTCGTCGCTATGGCTACATGCTTTGTACTAACGATGGCTACTTGGCCCTCAGTGCACTTCGGGGTGTAGAAGCAACATGGCACACTTACTGAATAGTAAATTCTCAGGTGAATCGGTCAATTTTTTTGTCCCAGCACAACTCGCACAAGTTGGACAGGTTCATTAGTATGCCGAGTGTGTCGTTGGTAGGCACCATAAAGCGTTCGGCTGTGTAGGTGCGCGTGCAATTTTCACACTTATCTGCAGCCGCAAATCCGCGGCCAGCACTTGGCTCCCCGTGATATTCAGGGGCGCGTCAGCCGTCACCCACATGCAGGCCCACCACTGCGCTTACCAGCACGTCtggatgtgtgtgtatgtgtgaactCATCAGCACATCGCCACAACCGGGAAATTTCTATGAGCTCGTATAGCGCAAAAACAACTGAGCttcagaaaaaaaacaaaaggcaACACGTGTATGGCTGTGGGATTGAAAgctaaaatattcatttatatattatatatatatattatatatatatattatatatatatatatatgtatgtgtatatgtagaaTATGTAGTTGCTCATATGCCTAAATTAATACGAAAGGAAGCGACGATGTCGAGTTATGGATTAATTATGAtttgaagatatatacatatatatatatatgtgtatgtatgtatgacggCAATGTAAGACATGCCGTCCGATTTAGCAACGCACGCGTTCTGTGTCTTCCTCTCCACGAACACGGCCGCTTTGGATTCGCGGCAATTGAAAGCATTTGTCCAAAACTAGAACTGTCGCACTCAAATTGAAGCATCCGaggctaaatatttttaataaaaaacatacgtTTGTGTGCGCATACATTAGGTGGACGCTACAGAACAACAATGACGCAACTGGTGGTTGCCTTGTTGTATCTGTTGTTGGCGACAAGCCTGACGGCTAGTTTCTACACTCGCCAGCAAATAAACAGCAATCATATTTCAATGCTATGCGCCACTTTTTTCAATAGTCAGCCAATAGCGAACGAGCTGCTctactgtttttgttgtgcaTATTGAAAAACAAAGTACTGTTGCTcttaaaattagaataaaagAAAAGGCTggttgaattaaaaaaagttcttaAAGTTGCCAACTCACAACTTATTAAGTTACTTTTTGTTGACAACTGATGCATTGAattgaaaaacaattaatttggtCGTGATCAACCTCACAGGCGATTTCTAATAGCTTCTTTAATATTTTGTCATGCTGACTtcgacatattttaaaaatttgatttgaattCCACagcatatgtatttgcatagaATACAATTTGgtcacaacaacaatagagGTAAAGAAATAGCGTATTAGCCAAGCGGCACAAGGCTTGTTAGTCCACAGCGCGCACGCGCCGTCAAGTAAAGCTAGTTTTTGCATAATATACGTATAGACAAGTTAGCGCTgactttttaaaattgttaaactacacACGTCCATGAGTAAGATTTTGATTTCGGTATCTACCAAGGCGTATTAAACGGAGGGTTGAACATAAGCgtttctataatatatgtacagttACACGCTTGCGATAAGACAAAGCACCAAAGACCAAATCAGCAGACTAGCTGTCTACAAGCGGACCTCTAAATTTAGCATTAGCGATGCTGACTCGAATATCACTGCAGTGACGAATAACTTAGCACGCTCGACTTTATGATCCGCTAAATCTATATACTAAAGATTATGGGTTTTATATTCGTTTGTGTGGAAGTGTCTATAAAGTATAAGGTTAACTACTTGTATTTTAGACCTCTTCAAATCTAGATTAATGTTTCATAAACCATTTTTAGTTTCgaaaataataacatattttttgtgcaCTTGACTAATTTcgcttttgttttatattttcagaaaCTGCCTACGTCGCATTGCCCGTCACGATGAGCCCCAATTCTCCAAGGATAGTATCGTCAATGTTATGGAAAGATTTGTGAAAACCGTTAAAGTTATGGATGACACTATATTGGTGCCATGCTTGCTAATGGATCGACAGGTTCGTACAattgaatataaaatgtattaaaaaacatatttatatctgTAACATAAGTTGACATAGGTTAACACAGGTAATTTGAATTATTCTGACCAATTTGTTAGAGACTCGACGTAGTATTATATCTTAGGTAATATcatataatagaaaatttacAGAAAAGACAAAATGTTCATTAAAGATactgctttatttttattatattgtaatcaAAACAGCTACATTAGCTTAAGTCGACTAAGCCTATTTTAATTTATCAAGCTAGATCCTAGATTCACTTGTTTTGTGACatgattttatatttcaacACACTTTTGTAAATTGACTTAAATATAAACACTATATAgattcatatgtatatgattatattaaaatttatatcaagcTCATCCATATGCCTTTTCCGCTCTTACGTTCACAGGTCGGTGATAGCACAGATATTATTCCAGCACCTGGCAAGAATTCTACCGCGAATCAGCACACAATCCAACATTCTGCCGCACATGGCAAACGCAGCGCCGCACACTCCAAGAACGTGCATGAGTTCCTTAGCTCGTCAGAGCTCTTCAATCTCTATAACATGTTGAAGGCGCTCAAGACGGATTTGCTCTGGACAGGAAAGGACGATTCCGAAGAAGACGAATGTGTCGTGAGTGAAAGGCAAGGTACAGCTGAAGTGGACAATCTGTTGTATTCGCGTTACGATTCCAAAACATCGGATGCGGTGAGTGTGACCAGCAGTACAGAGGCCGTTGGCGCTATCAGCAGAAGCGCTACTACAACAAATATTAACGCCACTGCAGGCGCAACGGCACCGACTGCAACCGCCACCAGCACAGCAAGCGCCAAGGGACATAATCGTTGCCCCTCCACCGCCTCGGTGGCTTCGATTGTTTCCACTACATCGGCATGCAACCTAAGCGATTCGGAAAGTGAAATTTCCAATGAAAATGATTCGGGCATGGAATCGGAAGGCCATAAGAGTGACAATCAACCAAGCAGCACAGAGTCCGTAAGCGGTAGTGATGATACCGAGTCACGCGCCGCTGCAGCCGCCACCTCAACCGCGAACGCTGACAAAGCTACCGAATTAGCGAAACGCTGTCGGCGACATTTGAATGGTCTCTACCATTGCCTTGAACAAATGACAGAAGCGGCTCATTACCTGACTGTAAGATACCAAAGTGATATTGGCCCCGTTTAGAGAAGAAATGCCGTAGAGCTGTTAGCAGACAATGCACAGACTGCAGCGAGCAAGCGACCCCCTAGGGGTTGTGCGCAAACTGAACGAGTGTATTGAGTGGGGTACTGTGTTAGGGGGATAGTCAGTCTCTTTCTTG
This genomic window contains:
- the LOC106615542 gene encoding uncharacterized protein isoform X2; the protein is MERFVKTVKVMDDTILVPCLLMDRQVGDSTDIIPAPGKNSTANQHTIQHSAAHGKRSAAHSKNVHEFLSSSELFNLYNMLKALKTDLLWTGKDDSEEDECVVSERQGTAEVDNLLYSRYDSKTSDAVSVTSSTEAVGAISRSATTTNINATAGATAPTATATSTASAKGHNRCPSTASVASIVSTTSACNLSDSESEISNENDSGMESEGHKSDNQPSSTESVSGSDDTESRAAAAATSTANADKATELAKRCRRHLNGLYHCLEQMTEAAHYLTVRYQSDIGPV
- the LOC106615542 gene encoding uncharacterized protein isoform X1, whose product is MSAYREMSKLENSRNCLRRIARHDEPQFSKDSIVNVMERFVKTVKVMDDTILVPCLLMDRQVGDSTDIIPAPGKNSTANQHTIQHSAAHGKRSAAHSKNVHEFLSSSELFNLYNMLKALKTDLLWTGKDDSEEDECVVSERQGTAEVDNLLYSRYDSKTSDAVSVTSSTEAVGAISRSATTTNINATAGATAPTATATSTASAKGHNRCPSTASVASIVSTTSACNLSDSESEISNENDSGMESEGHKSDNQPSSTESVSGSDDTESRAAAAATSTANADKATELAKRCRRHLNGLYHCLEQMTEAAHYLTVRYQSDIGPV